A DNA window from Vigna angularis cultivar LongXiaoDou No.4 chromosome 1, ASM1680809v1, whole genome shotgun sequence contains the following coding sequences:
- the LOC108328718 gene encoding auxilin-like protein 1 gives MESLAHSRQPNKFPITVSKKITGAAGGAAFPVETLYDHVYGGATRFAGGHSLSPRFEDYGEIFSSFHTPRASAIPVLDLPSLDDGEVFFDFRNVACDYAEIFRGFDGLDIWLSYEDLFRDSVSEEDDGDDAQEEEAWTPVETDSFSGDLDHFGFNEGMPNDDHFRSSDGITEFNVLYHKVNGTGNEDISKRKSTVSQMRAAPEFTQVFDETTHFHRTDPSLQVVDDVDLDMEFNASQARRSHRKMVSHPVNFTSGEQVFGSDLDLHNGCCRNGSHSSETFITVSHISLRTLPSQVPPPSRPPPVLDAKQEYAGGFHSNKEGIDIEETLGDTSPPFLDVEVDTNSSAVAIKEVMHRPEAKLRSNKELKERKKRFSESNADSSYDVKVNEAKTSVNITTFDSLNDKGVQRIGKKKISFTDERQKTGKAAPETLELLEGERLLNMFDETHIKESRSPQESDRSAGIGMWKEATEFFELVGTEEPGKVTTPTKHCHTKKPVQDTRAHECGKEEWEAFNIKAEYKKVREVEGPQREECKEKYKVGNGAHEQRKTIKKSKLSDEEFRQREHVKNEEMAVIFGLEKSEKASAVSPHGKTDKKLPKADQPGSLKDMFETQRKEHKQVEIEISKEVDREMFSEVQWKMKRMESEKKQKEDEQLQLSMKRHKQSQRMKENGKIQREASALGGVESDQRVKDSVKLEKFERSNETCNLDSHKENMICKTEDEIILEATQIHNKKQLKETCQNEVGKSRKDSFTLEENDECLKDALEKVKNEKGLKQDFELEMNKKRSGVTFELGENEPCQRDHGKEKLNEICDGYRKGNRLKDVDDSIWLQKVLKQAPELQMNSGNETQRKKEINCPSDLPCDSEGTVEKSREDSHSQKHERMLKDGNKDGKDKGLDKALEQTEGNGKGIHLNFAKETNEEWKTESDDNLLAAHSLSIHEENICIQELCQDPIADKEIGKSVTACKVGEKKLEEVCLENLKDTGKKGAFEMSQGELEHSGKVTCSSTNVNVNEHSFDSEHACTKETKTASQMEFDARNEERTIDGWGERVKTKQHVNVSLNTEESRDRMSSSHANVCSDYGRNTVADKTATVQEAVNIQKPSERAHVSNSTKSKDKSLDETSASIEKYADERIRRERELEEDRLRKIEEEMERERERQKDRMAVDRAVLEAERERERGKDRMAVDKATLEARDRTYAEARERAERAAFERATAEARQRVLAEARERLEKACAEARDKTYADKAAAEARLKAQRTAVERATAEARERAMEKVKVERAAFESRERLGRSVSDKFSVSSRNSGRQGSSSSDMLDPFCQNSSSSTHSRYPYSSVYGASSFTERSEREGESAQRCRARLERYRRTAERAAKALEEKNMRDLVAQKEQAERNRLAETLDIEVRRWSSGKEGNLRALLSTLQYILGPDSGWQPIPLTDVITSAAVKKAYRKATLCVHPDKLQQRGASIQHKYICEKVFDLLKEAWNKFNSEER, from the exons ATGGAAAGCTTGGCGCATTCTCGCCAACCAAACAAGTTTCCCATCACAGTTTCCAAGAAAATCACCGGCGCCGCAGGAGGCGCAGCTTTTCCGGTCGAAACTCTATACGACCACGTATACGGCGGCGCGACGAGGTTCGCCGGCGGCCACTCCCTCTCGCCACGCTTCGAGGACTACGGCGAGATTTTCTCCAGCTTCCACACGCCGCGCGCCTCCGCCATTCCGGTGCTGGATCTTCCGTCGCTCGACGACGGCGAGGTCTTCTTCGACTTCCGAAACGTCGCGTGCGACTACGCCGAAATTTTCCGAGGCTTCGACGGCCTCGATATTTGGCTCTCGTACGAGGACTTGTTTCGCGACAGTGTCTCCGAAGAAGACGACGGTGATGATGCTCAAGAGGAAGAAGCCTG GACGCCGGTGGAAACTGATTCATTTTCCGGAGACTTGGACCATTTTGGATTTAATGAAGGCATGCCAAATGATGATCATTTCCGGTCTTCTGATGGAATTACAGAGTTCAACGTTTTGTATCATAAGGTAAATGGTACAGGCAATGAAGATATATCAAAGAGGAAAAGTACTGTAAGTCAGATGCGTGCTGCTCCTGAATTCACTCAAGTATTTGATGAAACCACGCACTTTCATAGGACAGATCCTTCCTTGCAAGTTGTTGATGATGTTGACCTCGATATGGAATTTAATGCAAGCCAGGCAAGGAGAAGCCATAGAAAAATGGTGTCACATCCGGTTAATTTTACATCTGGTGAACAGGTTTTTGGTAGTGATCTTGATCTGCATAATGGATGCTGCAGAAATGGTTCTCATTCCAGTGAAACATTCATAACTGTGTCTCACATTAGCCTCAGAACTCTACCCTCTCAAGTGCCGCCCCCTTCTCGGCCACCACCTGTATTGGATGCAAAACAGGAGTACGCTGGTGGTTTTCATTCAAACAAAGAGGGGATTGACATTGAAGAGACTCTTGGTGATACTTCGCCACCTTTCCTTGATGTGGAGGTTGATACAAATTCATCCGCTGTTGCTATCAAAGAAGTCATGCATAGACCTGAAGCAAAACTTAGGAGTAACAAGGaattgaaagagagaaagaagaggtTTTCCGAAAGCAATGCAGATTCAAGTTATGATGTAAAGGTTAATGAAGCAAAGACAAGTGTGAATATAACTACATTTGATAGTTTGAATGATAAGGGTGTGCAGAGAATTGgcaaaaagaaaatttctttcACAGATGAAAGGCAGAAAACTGGGAAGGCTGCCCCAGAAACTCTGGAATTGTTAGAAGGGGAAAGACTTCTAAACATGTTTGATGAAACGCACATCAAGGAGTCCAGGTCACCTCAAGAATCAGATAGAAGTGCTGGAATTGGGATGTGGAAAGAAGCAACTGAATTTTTTGAATTGGTGGGAACAGAAGAGCCTGGGAAGGTAACTACGCCCACAAAACATTGCCATACTAAGAAACCGGTTCAAGATACCAGAGCGCATGAGTGTGGCAAGGAAGAATGGGAAGCGTTTAACATTAAAGCAGAATACAAAAAGGTTAGAGAAGTTGAAGGTCCTCAGCGAGAGGAATGCAAGGAGAAATACAAAGTAGGAAATGGGGCTCATGAACAGAGAAAAACCATTAAAAAATCTAAGTTATCTGATGAGGAGTTCAGGCAGAGAGAGCATGTGAAGAACGAGGAAATGGCCGTAATATTTGGGCTAGAAAAGAGTGAGAAGGCAAGCGCGGTCAGTCCACATGGAAAAACTGATAAGAAATTACCTAAAGCTGATCAACCAGGAAGCTTAAAAGACATGTTCGAGACTCAACGCAAGGAGCACAAACAAGTTGAGATTGAGATATCAAAAGAGGTTGATAGAGAAATGTTCAGTGAAGTACAGTGGAAAATGAAGCGTATGGAAAgtgagaaaaaacaaaaagaggatGAACAGCTACAACTGAGTATGAAAAGGCATAAACAGTCTCAGAGAATGAAAGAAAACGGAAAAATTCAAAGAGAAGCTTCTGCTCTTGGAGGTGTAGAGAGTGACCAACGGGTGAAAGATTCTGTGAAGCTAGAAAAGTTCGAAAGATCAAATGAAACCTGTAATCTGGATAGCCATAAGGAAAATATGATTTGCAAAACAGAAGATGAAATTATCCTTGAAGCTACACAGATTCACAACAAGAAGCAATTGAAGGAGACATGTCAAAATGAAGTTGGGAAAAGCCGCAAAGATTCTTTTACATTggaagaaaatgatgaatgcTTAAAGGATGCTCTTGAGAAGGTAAAGAATGAAAAGGGGCTTAAACAGGACTTTGAACTGGAAATGAACAAGAAAAGATCTGGAGTGACTTTTGAGCTAGGGGAAAATGAGCCTTGCCAAAGAGATCATGGTAAAGAGAAACTTAATGAAATTTGTGATGGGTATAGAAAAGGAAATAGACTAAAAGATGTAGATGATAGCATATGGCTTCAGAAAGTTCTGAAACAAGCTCCGGAGCTACAAATGAATAGTGGAAATGAGActcagagaaagaaagaaatcaaCTGCCCATCAGACCTACCATGTGATAGCGAAGGAACTGTGGAAAAATCACGTGAGGATAGTCACTCCCAAAAGCATGAGAGGATGCTCAAAGATGGTAATAAAGATGGAAAAGATAAGGGATTGGACAAAGCTTTGGAACAAACAGAAGGTAATGGAAAAGGGATTCACTTGAATTTTGCAAAAGAAACCAATGAGGAGTGGAAAACAGAGAGTGATGACAATCTTTTAGCAGCTCACTCATTGTCCATTCATGAAGAAAATATTTGCATACAGGAGCTATGTCAAGACCCTATAGCTGACAAAGAAATTGGAAAGAGTGTCACTGCCTGCAAGGTTGgtgaaaagaaattggaagagGTATGTTTGGAAAATCTGAAGGATACTGGTAAAAAAGGGGCTTTTGAAATGTCCCAAGGAGAACTAGAGCATTCAGGAAAGGTGACTTGCTCTAGTACAAATGTCAATGTCAACGAGCATAGTTTTGACAGTGAACATGCATGCACAAAGGAAACTAAGACAGCCTCTCAAATGGAATTTGATGCACGGAATGAAGAGAGGACAATTGATGGATGGGGTGAGAGAGTAAAGACTAAACAACATGTGAATGTTTCACTAAACACTGAAGAGAGCCGGGACCGAATGTCATCAAGCCATGCTAACGTGTGTAGTGATTATGGAAGGAACACAGTAGCTGATAAAACTGCTACAGTACAAGAAGCGGTAAATATCCAGAAGCCTTCTGAAAGAGCTCATGTATCAAATTCCACCAAAAGCAAAGATAAAAGTCTTGATGAAACTTCTGCTTCAATAGAGAAATATGCTGATGAGAGgataagaagagaaagagagttggaagaagaTCGTTTGCGAAAGATAGAAGAAGAGATggagagagaaagggaaagacaGAAAGACAGAATGGCTGTTGACAGAGCAGTGCTGGAGGCTGAAAGGGAAAGGGAAAGAGGAAAGGATCGGATGGCAGTGGATAAAGCAACTTTGGAGGCTCGTGATAGAACATATGCTGAAGCTCGGGAGAGAGCAGAAAGGGCTGCCTTTGAGAGAGCAACTGCGGAAGCTCGACAGAGAGTACTGGCTGAAGCCAGAGAGAGACTTGAAAAGGCTTGCGCTGAGGCCAGGGACAAAACATATGCTGATAAGGCTGCTGCAGAAGCCAGATTGAAAGCACAGCGAACTGCCGTGGAAAGAGCAACTGCTGAGGCTCGAGAGCGTGCAATGGAAAAAGTAAAGGTTGAGAGAGCGGCATTTGAGTCCAGAGAACGATTAGGGAGGTCTGTCTCTGACAAGTTTAGTGTTTCTTCCAGAAACAGCGGAAGACAGGGCTCTTCGTCCTCA GATATGCTGGATCCATTTTGTCAGAACTCTAGTTCCTCCACTCATTCCAGATATCCGTACTCCTCAGTTTATGGTG CTTCCTCTTTTACTGAAAGATCAGAACGAGAAGGTGAATCAGCTCAGAGGTGTAGGGCTAGACTGGAGAGGTATCGCCGAACAGCTGAACGTGCA GCAAAAGCTTTGGAAGAAAAGAACATGCGCGATCTTGTAGCTCAGAAGGAGCAAGCTGAGAGAAAT AGATTAGCAGAAACCCTGGATATTGAAGTCAGGAGGTGGTCAAGTGGAAAAGAAGGAAATTTGCGTGCATTGCTTTCAACCTTGCAATAT ATTCTTGGGCCTGATAGTGGGTGGCAACCAATCCCACTGACGGACGTTATAACTTCTGCTGCTGTCAAGAAAGCTTACAGGAAGGCCACCCTTTGTGTCCATCCCGACAAATTACAGCAGCGTGGAGCAAGTATTCAACACAAATACATATGTGAAAAAGTCTTTGATCTCCTAAAG GAAGCTTGGAACAAATTCAACTCAGAAGAGCGATAG